One genomic segment of Amycolatopsis sp. WQ 127309 includes these proteins:
- the pdxT gene encoding pyridoxal 5'-phosphate synthase glutaminase subunit PdxT: MSSKPVVGVLALQGAVREHVAMLEEAGARAVPVRRAAELSEVDGLVLPGGESTTMSRLLETFELLEPLRARIAGGLPAFGSCAGMILLARQTLDGRPDQQQLGGLDVVVRRNAFGRQVDSFEADLDFAGVDGGGVHAVFIRAPWVEKAGDGVEVLATVSGVPGLGDEAARIVAVRQGAVLATAFHPELTPDVRVHRLFVDLVRKAA, translated from the coding sequence GTGTCGTCGAAGCCGGTCGTCGGTGTGCTCGCCCTGCAGGGCGCCGTGCGCGAGCACGTCGCGATGCTGGAAGAAGCGGGCGCGCGGGCGGTGCCGGTGCGCCGGGCCGCTGAATTGTCCGAAGTGGACGGTTTGGTGCTGCCCGGCGGCGAGTCGACCACGATGTCGCGGCTGCTCGAGACGTTCGAGCTGCTGGAACCGCTGCGCGCGCGGATCGCCGGCGGGCTGCCCGCGTTCGGGTCGTGCGCCGGGATGATCCTGCTCGCGCGGCAGACCCTCGACGGGCGGCCGGACCAGCAGCAGCTCGGCGGCCTCGACGTGGTCGTCCGGCGCAACGCCTTCGGCAGGCAGGTCGACTCCTTCGAAGCCGACCTGGACTTCGCCGGGGTCGACGGCGGCGGCGTGCACGCGGTGTTCATCCGGGCCCCGTGGGTCGAGAAGGCCGGTGACGGCGTCGAGGTGCTGGCCACGGTCAGCGGCGTGCCCGGTCTGGGAGACGAGGCCGCTAGGATCGTCGCGGTCCGGCAAGGGGCGGTGCTGGCGACCGCGTTCCACCCGGAACTGACGCCCGACGTGCGGGTGCACCGGTTGTTCGTCGACCTCGTGCGCAAGGCTGCTTGA
- a CDS encoding AzlD domain-containing protein, with the protein MDGTELLIGTIVLAVGTYAFRLAGPLLRERVKLSPRAERLMVLGAVVLLAALVAVSALTEGHSFAGFARPAGVLVGGVLAWRKAPFVVVVIAAAATAALLRLAGVP; encoded by the coding sequence ATGGACGGCACCGAACTGCTCATCGGCACGATCGTGCTGGCCGTGGGCACCTACGCCTTCCGGCTCGCCGGACCGCTGCTGCGCGAGCGGGTGAAACTGTCGCCGCGCGCCGAACGGCTGATGGTGCTCGGCGCGGTCGTGCTGCTCGCGGCGCTGGTCGCGGTGAGCGCCCTGACCGAGGGGCACTCGTTCGCGGGCTTCGCCCGGCCGGCCGGGGTGCTGGTCGGGGGAGTGCTGGCCTGGCGCAAGGCCCCGTTCGTGGTGGTCGTCATCGCGGCCGCCGCGACGGCCGCGCTGCTGCGCCTCGCCGGCGTCCCCTGA
- a CDS encoding AzlC family ABC transporter permease: MRSIWRTLDRALARDIGLVCLADCLVGVSYGAIAVGSGFPVWAPMVMSLLVFAGASQFMFVGIVAAGGNPFAAVLAGLLVNTRHLPFGFAIGDVFGKRWGARLAGSHLMSDETVAFALAQDEVRRRRAAYWACGLGIFVCWNAGVLVGAFAGSAISDTDVFGLDAAFPAVLLALVLPSLRDKAARLPVLLGVVAALVATPFLPAGLPVLLALVGVLAGAAAREPKPQPEPEPEPQEAC, translated from the coding sequence ATGCGTTCGATATGGCGAACACTCGATCGGGCCCTCGCCCGGGACATCGGCCTGGTCTGCCTGGCCGATTGTCTCGTGGGGGTGTCCTACGGCGCGATCGCGGTGGGTTCCGGCTTCCCGGTCTGGGCGCCGATGGTGATGTCCCTGCTGGTCTTCGCGGGGGCGTCGCAGTTCATGTTCGTCGGCATCGTGGCCGCCGGCGGCAACCCGTTCGCCGCCGTGCTGGCCGGGCTGCTCGTCAACACGCGGCACCTGCCGTTCGGGTTCGCGATCGGCGACGTCTTCGGAAAGCGGTGGGGCGCGCGGCTGGCCGGCAGCCACCTGATGAGCGACGAGACGGTGGCGTTCGCGCTGGCTCAGGACGAGGTCCGGCGCCGCCGCGCGGCCTACTGGGCCTGCGGGCTGGGGATCTTCGTCTGCTGGAACGCCGGCGTGCTGGTCGGTGCGTTCGCCGGGTCGGCGATCAGCGACACCGACGTCTTCGGGCTGGACGCGGCGTTCCCCGCCGTGCTGCTGGCGCTCGTCCTGCCGTCCCTGCGTGACAAGGCGGCCCGGCTGCCGGTGCTGCTCGGCGTGGTCGCCGCCCTGGTCGCGACGCCGTTCCTGCCCGCGGGCCTGCCGGTGCTGCTCGCCCTGGTCGGCGTGCTCGCCGGGGCCGCGGCGCGCGAGCCCAAGCCCCAGCCCGAGCCGGAACCCGAGCCGCAGGAGGCCTGCTGA
- a CDS encoding helix-turn-helix domain-containing protein, giving the protein MSQETTGAPLEIIAASLRRERNRAGLSLTEVARRAGLAKSTLSQLESGTGNPSVETLWALGVALDVPFSRLVEPERPKVRVIRAGNGPTVFAEHADYACTLLSACPPSARRDIYVIRGEPGTPRRSDPHMTGVMEHIVLCAGRARVGPQEEPEELLPGDYISYPGDVPHLFEALEPGTYGVEISEYL; this is encoded by the coding sequence ATGTCGCAGGAAACCACCGGCGCGCCGCTGGAGATCATCGCGGCGTCGCTGCGCCGCGAACGGAACCGAGCGGGCCTGTCCCTGACCGAGGTGGCGCGCCGCGCCGGCCTGGCCAAGTCGACGCTCTCACAGCTGGAGTCCGGCACCGGCAACCCGAGCGTCGAGACGCTGTGGGCGCTCGGCGTCGCGCTCGACGTGCCGTTCTCACGGCTGGTGGAGCCGGAACGGCCGAAGGTCCGGGTGATCCGGGCCGGCAACGGGCCCACGGTGTTCGCCGAACACGCCGACTACGCGTGCACGCTGCTGTCCGCGTGTCCCCCGTCGGCCCGCCGGGACATCTACGTGATCCGCGGCGAGCCGGGCACGCCGCGGCGGTCCGACCCGCACATGACCGGCGTGATGGAGCACATCGTGCTGTGCGCGGGACGCGCCAGGGTGGGCCCGCAGGAGGAGCCGGAGGAACTGCTCCCCGGCGACTACATCTCCTACCCCGGCGACGTCCCGCACCTGTTCGAAGCCCTCGAGCCGGGTACTTACGGCGTCGAGATCTCCGAATACCTCTAG
- the pdxS gene encoding pyridoxal 5'-phosphate synthase lyase subunit PdxS, which translates to MPEQQTTPQNGSVQSVTGTAKVKRGMAEMLKGGVIMDVVTAEQAKIAEDAGAVAVMALERVPADIRAQGGVARMSDPDLIDAIIETVSIPVMAKARIGHFVEAQVLQSLGVDYVDESEVLTPADYANHIDKWAFTVPFVCGATNLGEALRRITEGAAMIRSKGEAGTGDVSNATTHMRKIRGEIRKLTSLPEDELFVAAKELQAPYELVKEVAANGNLPVVLFTAGGIATPADAAMMMQLGAEGVFVGSGIFKSGNPAQRAEAIVKATTFHDDPDVLAKVSRGLGEAMVGINVEEIPEPHRLADRGW; encoded by the coding sequence GTGCCCGAGCAGCAGACCACCCCCCAGAACGGCTCCGTCCAGTCGGTCACCGGCACCGCCAAGGTGAAGCGCGGCATGGCCGAGATGCTCAAGGGCGGCGTGATCATGGACGTGGTCACCGCCGAGCAGGCGAAGATCGCCGAAGACGCCGGCGCGGTCGCGGTGATGGCGCTCGAGCGCGTGCCCGCCGACATCCGCGCCCAGGGCGGCGTCGCGCGGATGAGCGACCCGGACCTGATCGACGCCATCATCGAGACCGTCTCGATCCCGGTCATGGCGAAGGCCCGCATCGGCCACTTCGTCGAGGCGCAGGTGCTGCAGTCCCTGGGCGTCGACTACGTGGACGAGTCCGAGGTGCTGACCCCGGCCGACTACGCCAACCACATCGACAAGTGGGCGTTCACCGTCCCCTTCGTCTGCGGCGCGACCAACCTCGGCGAGGCCCTGCGCCGGATCACCGAGGGCGCGGCGATGATCCGCTCCAAGGGTGAGGCCGGCACCGGCGACGTCTCGAACGCCACCACGCACATGCGCAAGATCCGCGGCGAGATCCGCAAGCTGACGTCGCTGCCGGAGGACGAGCTGTTCGTCGCGGCGAAGGAGCTGCAGGCGCCGTACGAGCTGGTCAAGGAGGTCGCCGCGAACGGCAACCTGCCGGTGGTGCTCTTCACCGCGGGCGGCATCGCCACCCCGGCCGACGCCGCGATGATGATGCAGCTCGGCGCCGAGGGCGTGTTCGTCGGCTCCGGCATCTTCAAGTCCGGCAACCCGGCCCAGCGCGCCGAGGCGATCGTCAAGGCCACGACGTTCCACGACGACCCCGACGTGCTGGCGAAGGTCTCGCGCGGGCTGGGCGAGGCCATGGTCGGCATCAACGTGGAAGAGATCCCGGAGCCCCACCGCCTCGCCGACCGCGGCTGGTGA
- a CDS encoding DUF5937 family protein gives MLDLAFSTEDLAHTRFAFSPAWEIVASVRVLNQPGEHALHLPWVKRATAALGEAGLDISLLRELVPLRHLPGFLAGTPSTPVPELADELADLRDVPARFVRRELDAMAGPRSLALNRFHRDPEAGLDRLATLMERYWDLVLAPEWPRIRALLEADVLHRSRLLARGGAAELFNDLTPMVRWQGGTLTVAHRHLHAAVPLDGRGLVLVPSAFVWPRVFSKTDPRWQPVLRYPPRGIATLWETGTAVAPGALAAVVGRGRAMLLAELAAPASTSELARRTRLSAGAVSQHLGVLKAAGLVSGHRAGRHVLYTRTRAAEVLVAGAGEVDC, from the coding sequence GTGCTCGACCTGGCATTCTCCACAGAGGACCTGGCCCACACCCGGTTCGCGTTCTCGCCCGCGTGGGAGATCGTGGCGAGCGTCCGCGTCCTGAACCAGCCGGGGGAGCACGCCCTGCACCTGCCGTGGGTCAAGCGGGCCACCGCGGCTCTCGGCGAGGCCGGGCTGGACATCTCGCTCCTGCGCGAGCTGGTGCCGCTCCGGCACCTCCCGGGCTTCCTGGCGGGCACGCCCTCGACGCCGGTGCCGGAGCTGGCCGACGAGCTCGCCGACCTGCGCGACGTGCCCGCCCGCTTCGTCCGGCGGGAGCTGGACGCGATGGCCGGGCCGCGCTCGCTCGCGTTGAACCGCTTCCACCGCGACCCGGAGGCGGGCCTCGACCGGCTCGCGACGCTGATGGAGCGGTACTGGGACCTCGTGCTGGCCCCGGAGTGGCCGCGGATCCGCGCCCTGCTCGAGGCGGACGTGCTGCACCGGTCCCGGCTGCTGGCCCGCGGCGGCGCGGCCGAGCTGTTCAACGACCTCACGCCGATGGTCCGCTGGCAGGGCGGCACGCTCACGGTGGCGCACCGGCACCTGCACGCCGCCGTCCCGCTCGACGGGCGCGGCCTGGTGCTGGTGCCCTCGGCGTTCGTCTGGCCGCGGGTGTTCTCCAAGACCGACCCGCGCTGGCAGCCGGTGCTGCGGTACCCGCCGCGCGGGATCGCGACGCTGTGGGAGACCGGCACCGCCGTCGCGCCGGGCGCGCTGGCCGCCGTGGTGGGCCGCGGCCGGGCGATGCTGCTGGCCGAGCTGGCCGCGCCGGCGTCCACTTCGGAGCTGGCCCGCCGCACCCGGCTGAGCGCCGGGGCGGTGTCGCAGCACCTCGGTGTCCTCAAGGCCGCGGGCCTGGTCAGCGGGCACCGTGCCGGACGTCACGTGCTCTACACCCGCACCCGGGCGGCCGAGGTCCTGGTCGCGGGCGCGGGCGAAGTGGACTGCTGA
- a CDS encoding FAD-binding oxidoreductase: MTVNRRTFLRISGAVPVAGLAGGLPGDEWDRLRRKLAGPLFRPGDPGYPEAKQGYFTMYDHRVPAAVVGATRIEDVQAAVGFAAGHDLPIAARSGGHSYPGYSTVDGGIVVDLSRLAGIEVRPGGRAVIGAGARLGPIATTLAAAGRVLPAGSCDTVGIAGLALGGGVGVLDRRYGLTCDHLEAARIVTADGRARTVSAASEPDLFWALRGGGGGNFGIVTAFTFRTVPITDVATFQLSFPVGTQAALFAAWQEWQPAVPDELWSGMGLGDDHANLGGTFLGPETRLKELLDDLIRRVGTPPAEQRRRTADHLSAMRSFDDREARPGAVAARAAYVGTSRMLTRPAADPAAVVDVLIRDPGVDTIIDAGGGAIARVGVRDTAFPHRHALASLQFLHSAEPGEGGEAGARRSLAAVRDGLGPEFGTTGYVNYLDPELPDWPVAYYGPNLPRLRAVARKYDPRGIFAFPQGLSEPRSTVHKGAL, translated from the coding sequence ATGACGGTGAACAGGCGGACTTTTCTGCGGATTTCGGGGGCGGTTCCGGTGGCCGGTCTGGCCGGCGGGCTGCCAGGAGACGAATGGGACCGGCTCCGGCGGAAACTGGCCGGACCGCTGTTCCGGCCGGGCGATCCGGGCTACCCGGAGGCGAAGCAGGGCTACTTCACGATGTACGACCACCGCGTCCCGGCGGCCGTCGTCGGCGCGACGCGGATCGAGGACGTCCAGGCCGCGGTGGGCTTCGCGGCCGGGCACGACCTGCCGATCGCGGCGCGCAGCGGCGGCCACAGCTATCCCGGCTATTCCACTGTGGACGGCGGGATCGTGGTCGACCTGAGCCGGTTGGCGGGCATCGAGGTCCGCCCCGGCGGCCGCGCGGTGATCGGCGCCGGGGCGCGGCTGGGGCCGATCGCCACGACGCTCGCCGCGGCCGGCCGGGTGCTGCCCGCGGGCAGCTGCGACACGGTCGGCATCGCCGGGCTCGCCCTCGGCGGCGGCGTCGGGGTGCTGGACCGGAGGTACGGCCTGACGTGCGATCACCTGGAGGCCGCGCGGATCGTCACGGCGGACGGCCGGGCCCGCACGGTCTCGGCGGCGTCGGAGCCGGACCTGTTCTGGGCGCTGCGCGGCGGAGGCGGCGGCAACTTCGGGATCGTCACCGCGTTCACGTTCCGGACCGTGCCGATCACCGACGTCGCCACCTTCCAGCTGTCCTTCCCGGTGGGCACGCAGGCCGCGCTGTTCGCCGCCTGGCAGGAGTGGCAGCCGGCGGTGCCGGACGAGCTGTGGTCCGGGATGGGCCTCGGCGACGACCACGCGAACCTCGGTGGCACGTTCCTCGGCCCCGAGACCCGGTTGAAGGAGCTGCTCGACGACCTGATCCGCCGGGTCGGCACGCCACCGGCCGAGCAGCGGCGGCGGACCGCGGACCACCTGTCCGCGATGCGCTCGTTCGACGACCGGGAGGCCCGGCCCGGCGCGGTCGCCGCCCGGGCGGCCTACGTCGGGACGTCGCGGATGCTCACGCGGCCGGCCGCCGACCCGGCCGCGGTCGTCGACGTGCTGATCCGGGACCCGGGCGTCGACACCATCATCGACGCCGGCGGCGGCGCCATCGCGCGCGTCGGCGTCCGGGACACGGCGTTCCCGCACCGGCACGCGCTGGCGAGCCTGCAGTTCCTGCACAGCGCCGAACCGGGCGAGGGCGGCGAGGCCGGGGCCCGGCGGTCGCTGGCGGCCGTGCGGGACGGGCTGGGGCCGGAGTTCGGCACCACCGGGTACGTCAACTACCTCGACCCGGAGCTGCCGGACTGGCCGGTGGCGTACTACGGGCCGAACCTGCCGCGGCTGCGCGCGGTCGCCCGGAAGTATGACCCGCGAGGAATTTTCGCTTTCCCGCAAGGACTTTCCGAGCCCCGCTCGACTGTCCACAAGGGAGCGCTCTAA